Proteins encoded within one genomic window of Elusimicrobiota bacterium:
- a CDS encoding response regulator, whose protein sequence is MGQPKKIVLLDDDEDILALLELSLQSAGYNPILCYNPTALVDLAAREQPSLIVLDIVMPQMDGFTLNKKLKENPATKDIPVIIASGKGKMAGLFKLTPGSNIAGFLEKPFTSDMLISKVREVIG, encoded by the coding sequence ATGGGACAACCCAAAAAAATTGTTTTATTAGATGATGACGAGGATATACTCGCTCTATTGGAACTTTCACTGCAAAGTGCGGGGTATAATCCAATACTGTGCTATAATCCAACGGCATTGGTTGATTTGGCAGCTCGTGAGCAGCCAAGTCTTATAGTATTAGACATTGTTATGCCGCAGATGGATGGTTTTACTCTAAATAAAAAGTTGAAAGAGAACCCGGCAACAAAGGATATACCCGTAATTATTGCTAGTGGTAAAGGTAAAATGGCAGGTTTATTTAAATTAACACCAGGTTCAAATATCGCGGGTTTTCTTGAAAAACCTTTCACTTCGGATATGCTCATAAGTAAAGTACGGGAAGTTATCGGGTAG
- a CDS encoding enolase C-terminal domain-like protein, which translates to MNTRFIVTESEVIPYSLPLRITFGTAQGKKVNTNGVLIRINNSEGKSGLCECVTATVFKEQSIDVITRTLNRICGLLKNTDSREYPEIARRLRRRFPSQILAVSTAERALAGLMLNVMNVPAYKYFGAKLRRVVTDVTIPIAEIEEITPFLRKMNNAGFYKYKIKVCRDIDWDIFVIKHIIETNKKIDSSKNYEYSLDGNQGFVYKTAVELLMRLRKENLITKLAYLEQPLQRHDYRGLEKLNRQDDILIAVDESVITPVDAQRVADNNLASIINIKLAKSGYSQAQEIVSIAKKEGIKLMIGCMTESSIGLASSVHFACGTGVFKYIDLDGHLLVKEKRGSYGFTAKGPGLTV; encoded by the coding sequence ATGAACACGCGGTTTATTGTCACGGAATCAGAAGTCATACCATACTCTCTGCCCTTACGTATTACCTTTGGTACTGCACAGGGTAAAAAAGTTAATACCAACGGAGTTCTTATACGCATAAATAATTCAGAGGGTAAGTCCGGGCTATGCGAATGCGTTACTGCAACTGTATTCAAAGAACAAAGTATTGACGTTATAACGCGTACGCTTAACCGGATTTGCGGATTATTGAAGAACACTGATTCCCGCGAATACCCTGAAATTGCAAGACGGTTGAGAAGAAGGTTTCCATCACAAATACTAGCGGTATCAACCGCGGAACGCGCGCTTGCTGGGTTGATGTTAAACGTAATGAACGTTCCTGCATACAAATATTTTGGTGCTAAACTCAGGCGTGTGGTAACAGATGTCACAATACCGATTGCGGAGATAGAAGAGATAACGCCTTTTTTGCGAAAAATGAATAATGCTGGTTTTTATAAGTATAAAATCAAGGTGTGCCGTGATATTGATTGGGATATTTTTGTTATCAAACATATTATTGAGACTAATAAAAAGATTGATTCAAGTAAGAATTACGAGTATTCGCTTGACGGTAATCAAGGGTTTGTTTATAAGACAGCTGTGGAATTACTTATGCGTTTACGCAAGGAAAACCTTATTACTAAACTGGCATACCTTGAACAACCTCTGCAACGCCATGATTATCGCGGGCTTGAGAAGTTGAATCGGCAGGACGATATCCTTATTGCTGTGGATGAAAGCGTGATAACGCCCGTAGACGCGCAACGCGTTGCTGATAATAACCTCGCTAGTATTATCAATATTAAACTTGCAAAAAGCGGGTACTCACAGGCTCAGGAGATAGTATCTATCGCGAAAAAGGAAGGGATTAAGCTTATGATCGGGTGTATGACTGAATCCAGTATAGGCTTGGCATCAAGCGTGCATTTTGCTTGCGGAACAGGGGTATTTAAATATATCGATCTTGATGGTCATTTGTTAGTAAAAGAAAAAAGGGGGAGTTACGGCTTCACCGCTAAAGGGCCGGGATTAACGGTTTAA
- a CDS encoding MoxR family ATPase, whose protein sequence is MNKNDELKEKDIELAQKMAVSRQKVLAELRKVIVGQDEVVNQLLISLFSRGHCLIVGVPGLAKTLLISTLAQILDLKFNRVQFTPDLMPSDITGTEVIQDNVDTGERVFRFIQGPVFANIVLADEINRTPPKTQSALLQAMQEYKVTVAGKTYELPLPFFVLATQNPIEQEGTYPLPEAQLDRFLFQINIGYPSYDEEKMIVTQTTSDYTAKIEKMLTSKEILELQDIVRRVPVSEYVTNYAVTLVRMTRPGDCMAPEYVRNWLTWGAGPRASQSLILSAKARAVLSGNYAVSTEDIDYVLLPVLRHRLILNFNAEAENVTVDTIVEKLKKEAKKQ, encoded by the coding sequence ATGAATAAAAACGATGAATTAAAAGAAAAAGATATTGAGTTAGCGCAAAAAATGGCAGTTTCAAGACAAAAAGTTTTGGCTGAACTTCGCAAGGTCATTGTCGGCCAGGATGAAGTTGTTAATCAGTTGCTTATTTCATTATTTTCACGTGGGCACTGCTTAATTGTTGGAGTACCCGGACTGGCGAAAACGTTGTTGATCTCTACCCTTGCGCAAATACTTGATTTAAAATTTAACCGTGTACAGTTTACCCCTGACCTAATGCCTTCGGATATTACAGGTACTGAAGTTATACAGGATAACGTGGATACGGGAGAACGCGTATTCAGGTTTATACAGGGGCCGGTTTTCGCCAATATAGTCCTTGCGGATGAAATTAACCGTACACCGCCAAAAACACAGAGCGCGTTATTACAGGCAATGCAGGAGTATAAGGTAACTGTTGCGGGTAAAACATATGAATTACCACTGCCTTTTTTTGTATTGGCTACACAAAATCCTATCGAACAAGAAGGGACATACCCGTTACCGGAAGCTCAGTTGGATAGGTTCTTGTTCCAGATAAATATCGGGTATCCGTCATATGACGAAGAAAAAATGATTGTTACACAAACAACATCTGATTATACCGCTAAAATCGAAAAAATGCTTACTTCAAAAGAAATACTTGAACTACAGGACATAGTTCGCCGTGTACCAGTTTCGGAGTATGTTACAAACTACGCGGTTACACTAGTCCGTATGACACGGCCTGGTGATTGTATGGCTCCTGAGTACGTACGCAACTGGCTAACTTGGGGCGCTGGCCCAAGAGCGTCACAGAGCCTAATCCTAAGTGCAAAAGCAAGAGCCGTACTTTCTGGTAATTACGCTGTTTCTACTGAAGATATTGACTATGTACTTTTGCCAGTACTTAGGCATAGGTTGATTCTTAACTTCAACGCAGAAGCTGAGAACGTAACTGTAGATACAATAGTCGAAAAACTGAAAAAAGAAGCAAAGAAACAGTAG
- a CDS encoding HEAT repeat domain-containing protein translates to MKKKLRCIFIYATLLLLSSTPVIDADNTRAIYFDTALDSYLNGKVDQAIEDLELALELEPSEPEKVKAFLAKLLVESGVKLYQQGNKAEGIKRLNRASNILPNDPSVKQMNTWMKQEQERLNSGAQQPQAQRNQGSSKSEPPKELLNQLKTFQTQQDTLMQTYIKDKEQYEKLIGKLDEERAMLIKALKEEKQNKNGNYINELLTSSEVLISGISIALLLLIYFIYTRIRSGKRERDFEILLAERETQIGNKIAEIKKSFDAAALAAQQSQAEHELSKEDKYLQERIKSIEVIESELPEESEIAERLLEEFLADNNIRVRIRAIEALYPHNEIRALDMLWDIAHSTDLQAHYIVIDTLATTKSPRALLLLTKFLGDDDEALKRKVFQAITRILERKPEWLPEDTRKKVSEVMKKVKHVDGWIG, encoded by the coding sequence ATGAAGAAGAAGTTACGCTGCATATTTATTTACGCAACGTTATTATTGCTCTCCTCAACACCGGTAATCGATGCTGATAATACACGTGCTATTTATTTTGATACTGCTTTAGATTCGTATCTCAACGGTAAAGTTGACCAGGCAATTGAAGATTTGGAACTTGCGTTGGAACTCGAACCTTCTGAACCTGAAAAAGTTAAGGCGTTCCTCGCAAAACTGCTTGTGGAGTCCGGCGTTAAACTTTATCAACAAGGTAATAAAGCTGAGGGTATTAAACGTTTAAACCGCGCAAGTAATATTCTCCCGAATGATCCTTCAGTTAAACAAATGAATACCTGGATGAAACAGGAACAGGAACGGTTAAATTCCGGGGCTCAGCAACCGCAGGCACAGAGAAATCAGGGATCTTCTAAATCTGAACCTCCCAAGGAGTTGCTAAACCAGTTGAAGACATTTCAAACACAACAGGATACTCTCATGCAAACGTATATCAAAGATAAGGAACAATATGAAAAACTTATAGGCAAACTCGATGAAGAACGCGCTATGCTTATAAAAGCGTTAAAGGAAGAAAAACAAAATAAAAACGGTAATTATATTAATGAACTTCTAACTTCCTCAGAAGTGCTTATCTCGGGGATAAGCATAGCATTGCTGTTGCTGATATACTTTATATACACGCGTATACGCTCAGGAAAAAGGGAGCGTGATTTTGAAATACTTTTAGCGGAACGCGAAACTCAGATCGGCAACAAAATCGCTGAGATAAAGAAAAGTTTTGACGCTGCCGCGCTTGCTGCACAGCAAAGCCAGGCAGAGCATGAATTGTCAAAGGAAGACAAGTACCTGCAGGAACGGATTAAGAGTATTGAAGTAATTGAAAGCGAACTGCCGGAAGAAAGTGAGATAGCTGAACGTTTGCTTGAAGAGTTTCTTGCGGACAATAATATCCGCGTACGTATCCGGGCGATAGAGGCACTGTATCCGCATAACGAAATCCGTGCGCTTGACATGTTATGGGATATTGCGCATTCGACGGATCTCCAGGCTCATTATATAGTTATTGACACTCTAGCTACAACCAAAAGCCCGCGGGCATTGTTATTATTAACAAAATTCCTTGGTGATGATGATGAAGCGTTAAAACGTAAAGTATTCCAGGCAATCACAAGAATACTTGAACGTAAGCCTGAATGGTTGCCTGAAGATACCCGCAAAAAAGTTTCGGAAGTTATGAAAAAAGTTAAGCATGTCGATGGTTGGATCGGGTAG